The Vulpes vulpes isolate BD-2025 chromosome 8, VulVul3, whole genome shotgun sequence genome has a window encoding:
- the LCE7A gene encoding late cornified envelope protein 7A, whose protein sequence is MSCQQNQQKCQLPAKCLPKCPPKRPPQALQAPQVPQASTPCPAPCPAPCPAPCPPPAPSCCVPSCCITGFRGCCSLGSHGFPGVCLGPPQPSNCWEREPSGCSSFCHRFGGCS, encoded by the coding sequence ATGTCCTGCCAGCAAAACCAGCAGAAGTGTCAGCTACCTGCCAAGTGCCTCCCCAAGTGTCCACCCAAGCGTCCACCTCAGGCCCTGCAGGCCCCACAGGTGCCACAGGCCTCAACTCCATGTCCAgctccatgtccagctccctgcccagccccctgccccccgcctgccccctccTGCTGTGTCCCCAGTTGCTGTATCACTGGCTTCAGAGGCTGCTGCTCTCTAGGGTCTCATGGGTTTCCAGGAGTCTGTCTAGGCCCGCCCCAGCCTTCCAACTGCTGGGAGAGGGAGCCTTCTGGGTGTTCCAGTTTTTGCCATAGATTTGGGGGCTGCAGCTGA